The Podospora pseudopauciseta strain CBS 411.78 chromosome 2 map unlocalized CBS411.78m_2, whole genome shotgun sequence genome has a window encoding:
- a CDS encoding uncharacterized protein (COG:S; EggNog:ENOG503P48S) produces the protein MPLLASWLRIGSPTKKVDACSRSSQDSLTIVEKADILQSQKADAREKKVQWLVRSIVNTHTELLKLPHLRPAPTINKLLGNLVAICSEIHDQDIVDKVLQNVSVQAVLPSLRQICAQSESCLELHWAEHILEGQTQQEVVERLESFPYYENYEDLTRLEVCSILSATKKAPRQVAFIGSGPLPLTSLCLLQALKNDVAVRSLTQPTTNNTTATDNAANQEPIVLNVDYDEAAISASLKLSLALGERGNGMEFICAEATSASASRDLSEFDVVYMAALVGVTQTDKEKIMLEVISRMRRGALLVVRSSWGLRSCLYPEVDLATETLLKRLEPCVVVHPYNQVVNSVIVARVR, from the exons ATGCCTCTTCTTGCCTCCTGGCTGCGCATTGGTAGCCCCACAAAAAAGGTCGACGCATGTTCTCGTTCGTCCCAGGATTCTTTAACTATTGTGGAGAAAGCCGACATCCTTCAGAGCCAGAAGGCAGATGCcagggaaaaaaaggttcAGTGGCTCGTCCGGAGTATCGTCAACACCCACACCGAGCTACTCAAGCTTCCGCACCTTCGTCCAGCGCCAACCATAAATAAGCTCTTGGGTAACCTTGTCGCCATCTGCAGCGAGATCCACGACCAAGATATTGTAGACAAG GTTTTACAAAATGTGAGCGTTCAGGCTGTGTTACCGTCTCTTAGACAGATCTGTGCCCAGTCAGAATCATGTCTTGAGCTTCACTGGGCCGAACACATTCTGGAAGGCCAGACCCAGCAAGAAGTCGTCGAGCGCCTCGAAAGTTTTCCATACTATGAGAACTATGAGGATTTGACCCGACTAGAAGTCTGCTCCATCCTCTCGGCGACAAAAAAGGCACCGCGACAAGTTGCCTTCATCGGCTCCGGCCCGCTCCCTCTCACGTCGCTATGCCTTTTGCAGGCTCTCAAGAATGATGTGGCAGTGAGAAGCTTGACGcagccaaccaccaacaacaccaccgccacagACAACGCAGCGAATCAGGAGCCAATTGTCCTCAACGTCGACTACGATGAAGCGGCTATCTCTGCGTCTCTCAAGTTGAGCCTTGCTctgggagagagggggaaTGGAATGGAATTCATCTGTGCTGAAGCAACCTCGGCTTCGGCGTCACGAGATCTCAGCGAGTTTGACGTCGTGTACATGGCTGCGTTGGTGGGAGTTACGCAGACagacaaggagaagatcaTGCTGGAAGTGATCAgtcggatgaggagaggggcGCTACTGGTTGTCCGCAGCAGTTGGGGTTTGAGGTCATGCTTATACCCAGAGGTCGACCTTGCAACTGAGACACTGCTGAAGAGGCTTGAGCCCTGTGTGGTAGTACATCCCTATAATCAGGTGGTCAATTCAGTCATCGTTGCGAGAGTGCGGTAG